The following proteins are co-located in the Oryzias melastigma strain HK-1 linkage group LG8, ASM292280v2, whole genome shotgun sequence genome:
- the tnrc6c1 gene encoding trinucleotide repeat-containing gene 6C protein isoform X3: MEDRKKKKQDDKKKKEAVQKEATEQITKELPPQSGQRSQYDNPLWGHLPANSSTTNAASSTILSGWDQQIIEQKDTESWPSVALSQIKVASGGCPLETDPGHLTSSSNSTSSSCSTVSMATGANSQTGHFSTNHLSSKATSGSTPANHAGTSVLSNQSATNRNWGSGPGPSHCPIGNEVKGDSPVGGGSRGWGSSSSSSCTNFNLNLNPNANPSAWPLLGHDGGGTGGSSLGGTNTISPPQPTSNLCNQPGTQSVQTNTCSAPNTTSKSCGTGSVWGSVMTSDASEPQSTSSANVSFSSEPQNLKTDGPNHNNKQEPPSPVQNVPGWGSTPIGMGSMGQLQSGGSQVNGEDGNTVWGNSGNSKQTSSKEGSGWDSSWGRGGSGTATSGGWTEKSDGDWGKQHSEETQSGWDAPSSPPQDSQASPWSRAMSTAGASEGSSDSMEGLPRQRGRTPRDNPAPLLPAQDLDPRVLCNTGWGQTPVRQHTTWDMDDTKQKNDAGNEPWGCGPTTPSNAQGPSKANTAPIQRADHGSKSDVPGSQGASGWGGSIAAPAQPSSGWGEPPNNIKHPVGPGGWGNPSTGGPSTSIPRNNSQSWGEEKSTGWDESRNKSASQGWGEQPKASHTWGNSGGSNNTGDWGEQEESKKSPTNPDWENQRSWGMSTSGSGVSGGGNMGGAGGSGGWGDTPSQRPITAPQGWGNKPQEGPSGNTGGGTMGSWGGSCTVKQGTGWGGKKHEVSAEPTGWEEPSPPSIRRKMEIDDGTKAWGDPGAYNKTVNLWDRNNPGMSQAKATAGGSNSPSSINNPPHTHNHPYHVLPAPLQNHSQNPQNSGPTSGPVDSPVQNQSGPSHSRGPLIAQGWGELSGPHAKSENSWGEHAPSPVSVDNGTSAWVKPTGSSGGWGEGNSDNYTRSNPAMTSASCKPAPKPMQDGWGGGGEELSLSGGQWDAEEGDMWDSTASQESNSSCNSWGNMPKKGPPKPKVPGKQEEVWIMNRLIKQLTDMGFHRDPAEEALKSNNMNLDQAMSALLEKKTELDKRGMGIGGPDYNNGLMSKPMSCPRPPLLSKDPSADPRVPFMDKMQSGVFGSGGAAQARAMPQPHPPPQPPVPPLSSSQPSLRAQVPQFLSPQVQAQLLQFAAKNIGLNPALLTSPINPHHMTLLNQLYQLQLAYQRLQIQQQMLQAQRNVSGPIRQQEQQVARTISNMQQQIQQHQRQLAQALLMKQQQQQPPPSHPGLHPGGAKSALDPFPGHPQTPGLPDLQTKEPQSSPNTYSPYALSGLNPNMNVNVDMGSLSLKEPPQPQSRLSQWTHPNSMESLSGNSSPLEPNLGKHGAGLGPPGKPPQLDDSFSPYNLIPSSESPTSPLVPPDSWGQGKSTNDKMANGTNINWPPEFCPGVPWKGLQNIDPETDPNVTPGSVPSGPTINTNIQDVNRYLLRDRSGGSSPSSSQSEALPPSTDWPVSGYTSSFSLSSPEMDDTGTLVCANPSLRSPAEFLVTAAPEPQPSAGEL, from the exons aaCTGCCCCCACAAAGTGGCCAGAGATCCCAGTATGATAATCCCCTCTGGGGACACCTGCCAGCCAACAGCAGTACCACAAATGCTGCATCTTCCACGATTCTAAGTGGCTGGGATCAACAGATCATTGAGCAGAAGGACACTGAATCTTGGCCTTCTGTTGCCCTCAGCCAGATCAAGGTCGCTTCGGGAGGATGCCCTTTGGAAACTGACCCTGGTCACTTGACCAGCAGTAGCAACAGCACTAGCAGTAGTTGTAGTACAGTGAGTATGGCCACAGGAGCCAATAGTCAGACCGGTCACTTCTCCACCAATCACCTTAGCAGCAAAGCCACCAGTGGGTCCACCCCTGCCAATCATGCTGGAACTAGTGTCCTATCTAACCAGTCTGCTACCAATCGTAATTGGGGCTCTGGGCCTGGACCCTCCCATTGCCCCATTGGAAATGAAGTGAAAGGTGACAGCCCTGTGGGAGGAGGCAGTAGGGGCTGGggttcctcctcctcatcctcctgcaCCAATTTTAACTTGAACCTAAACCCTAATGCCAACCCATCTGCCTGGCCCTTGTTGGGGCATGATGGTGGTGGCACTGGAGGAAGCAGCTTAGGGGGAACCAACACTATATCACCTCCTCAACCTACATCCAACCTCTGTAATCAACCTGGCACCCAGTCGGTTCAAACCAACACTTGTTCTGCTCCCAACACTACCAGCAAGTCTTGTGGGACTGGCAGTGTGTGGGGTTCTGTTATGACTTCTGATGCATCAGAGCCACAGTCCACCTCATCAGCAAATGTGTCTTTCAGTTCGGAACctcaaaaccttaaaactgaTGGACCAAATCACAACAATAAGCAAGAACCTCCTAGCCCAGTACAAAACGTGCCAGGCTGGGGTAGCACACCCATAGGCATGGGCTCTATGGGACAGCTACAATCTGGAGGTTCGCAAGTAAATGGAGAAGATGGAAACACTGTATGGGGTAACAGTGGTAACTCAAAGCAAACATCATCAAAGGAGGGATCTGGCTGGGATTCTTCATGGGGTCGTGGTGGAAGTGGAACGGCAACTTCTGGAGGCTGGACTGAAAAATCTGATGGAGACTGGGGAAAGCAGCACTCTGAAGAGACCCAAAGTGGATGGGATGCACCAAGCTCTCCTCCTCAGGATTCTCAGGCTAGTCCTTGGAGCAGAGCAATGAGCACAGCTGGGGCCAGTGAAGGTAGCAGTGACAGTATGGAGGGACTTCCTCGGCAAAGAGGCCGCACACCCAGAGATAATCCAGCTCCTTTGTTGCCTGCCCAGGACTTGGACCCCAGGGTGCTGTGTAACACTGGTTGGGGACAGACCCCCGTTCGCCAGCACACCACCTGGGATATGGATGAtaccaaacagaaaaatgatgcTGGCAATGAACCGTGGGGCTGTGGCCCAACCACTCCAAGCAATGCACAGGGACCTTCTAAAGCTAACACAGCCCCTATTCAGAGGGCTGACCATGGAAGCAAAAGTGATGTGCCTGGTTCTCAGGGAGCTTCTGGCTGGGGTGGAAGCATTGCTGCGCCCGCCCAACCCAGCTCTGGTTGGGGAGAGCCACCCAACAACATAAAGCACCCCGTTGGCCCTGGTGGCTGGGGTAACCCTTCAACAGGAGGACCTAGCACCAGCATACCCAGGAACAATAGTCAGTCTTGGGGAGAGGAGAAGTCAACAGGGTGGGACGAATCTCGCAACAAATCAGCTTCCCAGGGCTGGGGAGAGCAACCCAAAGCTTCCCACACCTGGGGTAACAGTGGAGGGAGCAATAACACAGGGGATTGGGGAGAACAAGAGGAGAGCAAAAAAAGTCCCACAAACCCAGACTGGGAAAACCAGCGAAGCTGGGGAATGTCTACTTCAGGATCTGGGGTTTCTGGAGGAGGAAACATGGggggagctggaggaagtggtggCTGGGGTGACACACCATCTCAGCGTCCTATTACTGCCCCTCAAGGTTGGGGTAACAAGCCTCAGGAAGGGCCCTCTGGCAATACTGGAGGAGGAACCATGGGTTCGTGGGGTGGTTCTTGCACAGTGAAGCAGGGTACAGGCTGGGGTGGTAAAAAGCATGAAGTCTCAGCTGAACCTACTGGCTGGGAAGAGCCCTCTCCACCTTCAATTCGGCGCAAGATGGAGATAGACGATGGAACGAAAGCTTGGGGGGATCCTGGTGCCTACAATAAGACTGTCAACCTGTGGGATAGGAACAATCCAGGAATGTCCCAAGCTAAAGCTACTGCAGGAGGCAGCAATTCCCCGAGTTCCATTAACAACCCGCCCCATACTCACAATCATCCTTATCACGTTCTGCCTGCACCGTTACAGAACCATAGCCAAAACCCTCAAAACTCTGGTCCCACCAGTGGGCCTGTAGATTCCCCAGTGCAAAACCAATCTGGACCGTCTCACAGCCGGGGGCCCCTGATTGCTCAAG GTTGGGGAGAGCTTTCGGGTCCTCACGCAAAGTCAGAGAACTCTTGGGGGGAGCACGCACCCTCCCCTGTCAGTGTGGATAATGGCACGTCTGCTTGGGTCAAACCTACTGGGAGCTCTGGAGGCTGGGGAGAGGGCAACTCAGACAACTACACCAGGAGCAACCCAGCCATGACATCTGCATCTTGCAAACCTG CCCCTAAACCTATGCAAGATGGatggggaggaggaggtgaagagcTTAGTTTGTCAGGTGGTCAGTGGGATGCAGAGGAGGGCGACATGTGGGACAGCACCGCCTCCCAAGAGAGCAATTCTTCTTGTAACTCTTGGGGCAACATGCCCAAAAAAGGTCCACCAAAG CCGAAAGTCCCAGGAAAACAGGAAGAGGTGTGGATTATGAATCGACTCATCAAACAGCTGACAGATATGGGCTTTCAT AGGGATCCGGCAGAGGAGGCTTTGAAGAGCAACAACATGAACTTGGATCAGGCCATGAGTGCCCTGCTGGAGAAGAAGACCGAGCTGGACAAGCGTGGCATGGGCATAGGTGGGCCAGACTACAATAACGGCCTCATGAGCAAGCCCATGAGCTGCCCTCGGCCTCCACTGCTTTCCAAAGACCCCTCTGCAGATCCCCGTGTTCCTTTCATGGATAAG ATGCAAAGTGGAGTATTTGGCAGTGGTGGAGCAGCACAAGCCCGGGCCATGCCGCAGCCGCACCCACCTCCTCAGCCACCAGTGCCACCTCTCAGCTCCTCTCAGCCTAGTCTCCGTGCTCAAGTGCCTCAGTTTCTCTCCCCTCAG GTTCAAGCACAGCTCTTACAGTTTGCAGCAAAAAACATAGGTCTGAATCCTGCACTTTTAACTTCACCAATAAACCCTCACCACATGACCCTTCTCAATCAACTTTACCAGCTGCAACTG GCCTACCAGCGTTTACAAATTCAACAGCAGATGTTGCAGGCACAGCGCAATGTTTCTGGCCCCATTCGACAACAAGAGCAGCAA GTTGCACGAACAATCAGTAACATGCAGCAACAGATCCAACAGCACCAGCGTCAGCTGGCACAAGCGCTGTTGATGAAACAACAGCAACAGCAGCCACCTCCTTCGCATCCGGGCCTGCACCCCGGAGGAGCCAAATCCGCCCTGGATCCGTTTCCAGGTCATCCCCAGACTCCAGGCCTCCCTGACCTGCAGACCAAAGAGCCACAGTCCTCTCCTAACACCTACAGCCCCTACGCTCTCT CTGGATTGAATCCAAACATGAATGTAAATGTGGACATGGGAAGTCTGTCTTTAAAGGAACCTCCACAGCCACAGTCACGCCTGTCTCAATGGACACATCCCAACTCCATGGAGAGTCTTTCTGGAAACTCCTCTCCTCTTGAGCCTAATCTGGGAAAACATG GTGCCGGTCTGGGCCCCCCTGGGAAGCCCCCTCAGCTGGATGACTCATTCAGCCCCTACAACCTGATCCCCAGCTCCGAGTCTCCTACCAGCCCTCTCGTCCCCCCAGACAGCTGGGGACAGGGCAAGAGCACCAATGACAAGATGGCCAACGGGACAAATATCAACTGGCCTCCTG AGTTTTGCCCCGGCGTACCCTGGAAAGGCCTCCAGAATATCGACCCAGAGACCGACCCGAATGTGACTCCAGGCAGCGTTCCGAGCGGACCCACCATAAACACGAACATCCAAGATGTCAACCGCTATCTGCTCCGCGACAGAAGTGGAG GCTCCTCCCCTTCCTCATCTCAGAGCGAGGCTCTGCCTCCGTCCACTGATTGGCCAGTCAGTGGCTACACTAGCTCTTTCAGTCTTTCGTCCCCGGAAATGGACGACACAGGTACATTAGTGTGTGCTAACCCCTCCCTCCGCTCACCTGCAGAATTTCTTGTGACTGCAGCCCCAGAACCTCAACCTTCTGCAGGAGAGCTATAG